One Aegilops tauschii subsp. strangulata cultivar AL8/78 chromosome 2, Aet v6.0, whole genome shotgun sequence genomic window, TGGTGCCGATCGTGGTTGTACGTACCCCCGCCGACCGCAACGCCTACTGCGTCTACACCGACTACGGCGACCTCTCCACTCGAGCCCTTGTGCGATGTTGTTGGGGAGGGGGTTTCTACACCAACTTCACCCCCTCCATCAACAGATATATGAGATATATTTTCATATTATATATACTTGATATCGTAGGTCTTTGCGGATATTTCTATATACTTAGTCAAACAAACTTTACCAAGTTTGACTAAGAAAAATCGTACAACTTGaattattttggaacagagggagtacattcAATTTGACTGAAATTCGGTTCACTCAATGCCGTAAAACTTCTTGTGTAATTCGTACTGGACCTTCCCATCGGGAAGAACCTCGCTTACGCTCTCCCTTTCCCTGCACCTCTTCTCCCATCGCGTGAGCTTGGGGCATTCCGCCTCTAAGTCAATCCCTCCATGCTGCTCATACCCGTAAAACATGCTTGAAAATGGGATGAAGACGACGTCCAAGAACCCGAATTCATCGCCAGAAAAGAAGCACTTGTCCCCGAGCACCTCCTCTAGACGTTTAAGATGCTCCACCAACTCTTCCTTGGCCGCCTCTTTCTCCTCACCCTTGCTGGTGAAAAACTTCGTCTGGGTGCTGAACACCTAATTTCATTAAGATGATCACGGATAAATTGAACACGTCGACGACGAAATGGAATTTACTCCAACAGAAAATTAAAGTAACATCAGTTTGCATATATACCTTGTGGTCAATGAAGTCAGCCCAGAACCTGGCGTCGGCCCTGTCGGCCGGGTCGCCGGGGAGCAAACGGGTTTCCTCGCCCCATACCTCGTCGATGTACTCGACGATGTTGACGGAGCCGCAGACCGGACGGCCATGGTGGATGAGGATGGGGATCGAGCGGTGGACGGGGTTCATGCGCCGCACCAGTTCGCTCCTCTTGCGGACGCGGAGGTCCTCCTCGATGTACTCGAACGGCACGCCTAGTTCACGCAGCGCGATCCGCACCCGCATGCCGAACTCGTTGCACCAGAAGTCGACGCAGGTCACCTCGCTCTGCCGCCCGGCGTCCATGGCTTTCTCCAAGCCCTGTCCCGTCTTCAAGGTGGGAAGAAATGGAGCCTTTGATTGGGTCGAACTCTGGTCAAGGCAGCATCCAGACCACTGGGATTTATAGGCGAACCAGCTCCACTCGATAAATGGCATCATCGCTGACGCCTATGTCAATGGACCCAGTATAGTTTCAACAATTAGAGAAAAGTAAAACATCGCTCAGCGAAGGGTACCCAGTCTAAAGGTTAATATTCTTTGGCACGCATCGGTCAGAGCTGTGCCGTGCA contains:
- the LOC109765924 gene encoding glutathione S-transferase 3, producing MMPFIEWSWFAYKSQWSGCCLDQSSTQSKAPFLPTLKTGQGLEKAMDAGRQSEVTCVDFWCNEFGMRVRIALRELGVPFEYIEEDLRVRKRSELVRRMNPVHRSIPILIHHGRPVCGSVNIVEYIDEVWGEETRLLPGDPADRADARFWADFIDHKVFSTQTKFFTSKGEEKEAAKEELVEHLKRLEEVLGDKCFFSGDEFGFLDVVFIPFSSMFYGYEQHGGIDLEAECPKLTRWEKRCRERESVSEVLPDGKVQYELHKKFYGIE